In Zea mays cultivar B73 chromosome 7, Zm-B73-REFERENCE-NAM-5.0, whole genome shotgun sequence, the following proteins share a genomic window:
- the LOC103631970 gene encoding probable carboxylesterase 15 — translation MASEAAPRVVVDECRGVLFVYSDGTVVRRAQPGFATPVRDDGTVDWKDVTFDEARGLALRLYLPRDRGAGAGRRLPVFFYYHGGGFCIGSRAWPNCQNYCLRLASDLGALVVAPDYRLAPEHRLPAAIDDGAAAVLWLARQGGGDPWVAEAADLGRVFVSGDSAGGTIAHHLAVRFGGSPADLAPVAVRGYVQLMPFFGGVARTRSEAECPADAFLDRPLNDRYWRLSLPEGATPDHPVANPFGPGAPPLDAVDFAPTLVVVGGRDLLHDRAVDYAARLRAAGKPVVVRDFHGQQHGFFTIDPWSDASAELMRVIKRFVDADGRFDFD, via the coding sequence ATGGCGTCCGAGGCCGCGCCGCGGGTCGTCGTGGACGAGTGCCGGGGCGTGCTGTTCGTGTACAGCGACGGCACGGTGGTGCGGCGCGCGCAGCCGGGGTTCGCGACACCGGTGCGGGACGACGGCACGGTCGACTGGAAGGACGTGACGTTCGACGAGGCCCGCGGGCTGGCGCTCCGCCTCTACCTCCCCCGGGACCGcggggccggggccgggcggCGCCTGCCGGTCTTCTTCTACTACCACGGCGGCGGCTTCTGCATCGGGTCCCGCGCCTGGCCCAACTGCCAGAACTACTGCCTGCGCCTGGCCTCCGACCTGGGCGCGCTCGTGGTGGCGCCGGACTACCGCCTCGCGCCCGAGCACCGCCTCCCCGCCGCCATCGacgacggcgcggcggcggtcCTGTGGCTGGCGAGGCAGGGCGGCGGGGACCCCTGGGTCGCCGAGGCCGCCGACCTCGGCCGCGTCTTCGTGTCGGGCGACTCGGCCGGCGGCACCATCGCGCACCACCTCGCCGTGCGCTTCGGCGGCTCGCCCGCGGACCTGGCCCCCGTCGCCGTGCGGGGATACGTCCAGCTCATGCCATTCTTCGGCGGCGTGGCGCGCACGCGGTCGGAGGCCGAGTGCCCCGCCGACGCCTTCCTCGACCGCCCCCTCAACGACCGCTACTGGCGCCTGTCGCTGCCGGAGGGCGCCACGCCCGACCACCCCGTGGCCAACCCGTTCGGCCCGGGCGCGCCGCCGCTGGACGCCGTCGACTTCGCGCCCACCCTGGTCGTCGTCGGCGGCCGCGACCTCCTCCACGACCGTGCCGTCGACTACGCCGCCAGGCTCAGGGCCGCTGGGAAGCCCGTCGTGGTCAGGGACTTCCACGGCCAGCAGCACGGCTTCTTCACCATCGACCCCTGGTCCGACGCCTCCGCCGAGCTCATGCGCGTCATCAAGCGCTTCGTCGACGCCGACGGCCGCTTCGACTTCGACTGA